One part of the Oncorhynchus kisutch isolate 150728-3 linkage group LG22, Okis_V2, whole genome shotgun sequence genome encodes these proteins:
- the etfa gene encoding electron transfer flavoprotein subunit alpha, mitochondrial: MLRAVNKTHFKQLSGLLQRFQSTLVVAEHNNDKLTPITLNAITAAKKLGGDVSCLVAGTDCTKVAQEISKVLGVKTVLIAQNDAYKGSLPEALTPLILATQKQFNFTHICAGASAFGKNLLPRLAAKLDVAPISDIIEIKSPDTFVRTIYAGNALSTVKSNDNVKVFTVRGTSFEPAEVEGGSATSEEVAASAPAEMSEWLEASLTKSDRPELTSAKVVVSGGRGLKSGDNFKLLYDLADKMNAAVGASRAAVDAGYVPNDMQVGQTGKIVAPELYIAVGISGAIQHLAGMKDSKTIVAINKDPEAPIFQVADYGLVADLFKAVPEMTAALSK, from the exons TCTGGTCTCCTCCAGAGGTTTCAAAGCACCTTGGTGGTGGCAGAACACAACAATGACAAGCTGACCCCCATTACGCTGAATGCTATCACTGCAGCCAAGAAACTGGGAGGAGATGTGTCCTGTTTGGTTGCTGGAACAGACTGTACAAAG GTTGCACAGGAAATCAGCAAAGTCCTGGGTGTGAAGACAGTTTTGATTGCTCAAAATGATGCTTACAAAGGCTCTCTGCCAG AAGCGTTGACTCCACTTATCCTGGCAACCCAGAAGCAGTTCAACTTCACCCATATTTGTGCTGGAGCATCTGCCTTTGGGAAA AACCTGCTGCCCAGACTGGCTGCCAAGTTGGATGTTGCTCCTATTTCAGACATTATCGAGATCAAATCCCCTGACACCTTTGTCAGAACCATCTATGCTG GAAATGCTCTCAGCACTGTCAAGTCTAATGACAATGTCAAGGTTTTCACTGTCAGAGGGACATCCTTTGAGCCCGCTGAGGTGGAGGGAGGCAGTGCTACATCAGAGGAAG TTGCTGCGTCCGCTCCTGCTGAGATGTCCGAGTGGCTGGAAGCATCCTTGACCAAGAGTGACCGTCCAGAGCTGACCAGTGCAAAGGTTGTGGTGTCCGGAG GAAGGGGCCTGAAGAGTGGAGACAACTTCAAGCTGCTGTATGACCTTGCTGACAAAATGAATGCCGCAG TTGGTGCTTCCAGAGCTGCTGTGGATGCTGGATATGTCCCCAATGACATGCAGGTTGGACAGACTGGCAAGATCGTGGCCCCC GAGTTGTACATCGCTGTTGGCATCTCTGGAGCTATTCAGCATCTGGCTGGAATGAAGGACAGCAAG ACTATTGTGGCCATCAACAAGGACCCAGAGGCTCCCATCTTCCAGGTGGCTGACTATGGTCTGGTGGCTGATCTGTTCAAG GCTGTCCCTGAGATGACTGCAGCATTGAGCAAGTGA